In one Bryobacteraceae bacterium genomic region, the following are encoded:
- the accD gene encoding acetyl-CoA carboxylase, carboxyltransferase subunit beta — protein MAWFTRKQPSLTPEPEETGNKVKTEGLWLKCDGCSQLMWRKGLDEHLWVCDKCGHHFRIDAATRLRYLFDGGEYIARDQGMTSTDPLEFVDSKPYAERLASSRTQLGIDDAILCGSGKLHGRPVEICSMELKFVGGSMGAVVGEKITRAIERAIAARSPLIVVSASGGARMQEGAISLMQMAKISAALMKLDEARLPYISLLTDPTTGGVTASFAMLGDLNIAEPGALIGFAGPRVIEQTIRQKLPPGFQRSEFLLQHGFLDAVVKRGDLRDYIHRALTFFCGKA, from the coding sequence ATGGCGTGGTTCACCCGTAAACAACCGAGTCTCACACCGGAACCGGAGGAGACCGGAAACAAGGTAAAAACGGAGGGCCTTTGGCTCAAGTGCGACGGCTGCTCGCAACTGATGTGGCGTAAGGGGCTCGACGAGCATCTTTGGGTTTGCGACAAGTGCGGGCATCACTTCCGGATTGACGCGGCGACGCGGCTGCGATACCTGTTCGATGGCGGCGAGTACATTGCACGGGACCAGGGGATGACGTCGACTGATCCGCTGGAGTTCGTCGATTCGAAGCCGTATGCGGAACGGCTGGCGTCGTCGCGCACGCAGTTGGGGATCGACGACGCGATTCTGTGCGGATCCGGGAAGCTGCATGGGCGGCCGGTGGAAATCTGTTCGATGGAATTGAAGTTCGTCGGCGGGAGCATGGGCGCGGTGGTGGGCGAGAAGATCACGCGGGCGATCGAGCGGGCGATCGCGGCGCGGAGTCCTCTGATTGTCGTCTCGGCGTCGGGCGGCGCGCGGATGCAGGAAGGGGCGATCAGCCTGATGCAGATGGCGAAGATCTCGGCGGCGCTGATGAAGCTCGACGAGGCGCGGCTACCCTACATCAGCCTGCTCACGGATCCGACGACGGGCGGCGTGACGGCGAGTTTCGCCATGCTTGGAGACCTGAATATCGCGGAGCCCGGGGCGCTCATCGGGTTCGCGGGTCCGCGCGTGATTGAGCAGACGATCCGGCAGAAGCTGCCGCCAGGGTTCCAGCGGAGCGAGTTCCTGTTGCAGCACGGGTTCCTGGACGCTGTGGTGAAGCGGGGCGATCTGCGGGACTACATCCATCGGGCACTGACGTTTTTCTGCGGGAAGGCCTAG